From Elusimicrobiaceae bacterium, one genomic window encodes:
- the rplS gene encoding 50S ribosomal protein L19, with amino-acid sequence QAFDGVVIARKGSGISETFTVRKTSFGIGVERIFPLHSPRVESIEVLKHGKVRRAKLNFLKKLSGKAARLQEIKKPVAKEAAAPAEEAK; translated from the coding sequence GCAAGCTTTTGACGGCGTAGTTATTGCCCGCAAAGGCAGCGGCATCAGCGAAACTTTCACCGTACGCAAAACCTCTTTCGGTATCGGTGTGGAAAGAATTTTCCCCTTGCATTCCCCCCGCGTGGAAAGCATTGAAGTATTAAAACACGGCAAAGTAAGAAGAGCCAAACTCAACTTCTTGAAGAAGCTCTCCGGTAAAGCCGCTCGCTTGCAGGAAATTAAAAAACCGGTAGCCAAAGAAGCCGCCGCTCCTGCCGAAGAGGCCAAATAA